The Lentzea guizhouensis genome contains a region encoding:
- a CDS encoding DinB family protein: MTTTEILTGERADLLETLRQHRWFLTFTAQGLTDEQAASSPTASALCIGGLIKHVASVEESWVRFIEQGTSAMETDPESTDYENHAANFRMEPGETLAGIIERYNEIAAYTDKLVETVDMDLSHPLPAAPWFPEGKTWSARRVFVHIVAETSQHAGHADIIRETIDGQKTMG, translated from the coding sequence ATGACCACCACCGAGATCCTCACCGGCGAGCGCGCGGACCTGCTCGAGACCCTGCGGCAGCACCGCTGGTTCCTGACCTTCACGGCGCAGGGCCTCACCGACGAGCAGGCCGCGTCCAGCCCGACGGCCAGCGCGCTGTGCATCGGCGGGCTCATCAAGCACGTCGCGTCGGTCGAGGAGAGCTGGGTCCGGTTCATCGAGCAGGGCACGTCGGCGATGGAGACCGACCCCGAGTCGACGGACTACGAGAACCACGCCGCGAACTTCCGGATGGAGCCGGGCGAGACGCTCGCCGGCATCATCGAGCGGTACAACGAGATCGCGGCCTACACCGACAAGCTCGTCGAGACCGTCGACATGGACCTCTCGCACCCGCTGCCGGCCGCGCCGTGGTTCCCCGAGGGCAAGACCTGGTCGGCGCGCCGGGTGTTCGTGCACATCGTCGCCGAGACCTCGCAGCACGCGGGCCACGCGGACATCATCCGCGAGACGATCGACGGCCAGAAGACGATGGGCTGA
- a CDS encoding SMP-30/gluconolactonase/LRE family protein, producing the protein MDKVKADFVVLDDRFARVNGDEWVHRLHTGCRWTEGPAYFPAGRYLVFSDIPNDRVLRWDECTGAVGVFREPAGFHNGHTVDRQGRLISCEQGNRRVTRTEHDGSTTVLAETYRGKRFNSPNDVVESADGAIWFTDPSYGIDSDYEGHRAESEIGACHVYRADPVDGSVTVVADDFSRPNGLAFSLDGSLLYLADTRQNPSHIRVFEVDGGTLRGGEVFVTSDAGGFDGLRVDEAGRVWAAAHDGLHCFAPDGTRIGKLRIPEVCSNLTFGGPRNNDLFITASSSVYTLRVNFSGPPRR; encoded by the coding sequence ATGGACAAGGTCAAAGCGGACTTCGTCGTTCTGGACGACCGGTTCGCCCGCGTCAACGGCGACGAGTGGGTCCACCGGCTGCACACCGGCTGCCGCTGGACCGAGGGGCCCGCCTACTTCCCCGCCGGCCGCTACCTGGTGTTCAGCGACATCCCGAACGACCGGGTGCTGCGCTGGGACGAGTGCACCGGCGCGGTCGGCGTCTTCCGCGAACCGGCCGGGTTCCACAACGGGCACACGGTTGACCGCCAAGGCCGGCTCATCAGCTGCGAACAGGGCAACCGCCGGGTGACCCGCACCGAGCACGACGGCTCGACCACAGTGCTCGCCGAGACCTACCGGGGCAAGAGGTTCAACAGCCCCAACGACGTCGTCGAGTCGGCGGACGGCGCGATCTGGTTCACCGACCCCAGCTACGGGATCGACAGCGACTACGAGGGGCACCGGGCCGAGAGCGAGATCGGTGCGTGTCACGTCTACCGCGCCGACCCGGTCGACGGGTCCGTCACGGTCGTGGCCGACGACTTCTCGCGGCCGAACGGGCTGGCGTTCTCGCTGGACGGCTCGTTGCTCTACCTCGCCGACACCCGGCAGAACCCGAGCCACATCAGGGTGTTCGAGGTCGACGGCGGGACTTTGCGTGGTGGTGAGGTCTTCGTGACCAGCGACGCCGGCGGGTTCGACGGCCTCCGCGTCGACGAGGCCGGGCGGGTCTGGGCCGCCGCGCACGACGGCCTGCACTGCTTCGCGCCGGACGGCACGCGGATCGGCAAGCTGCGGATCCCCGAGGTGTGCTCCAACCTGACGTTCGGCGGGCCGCGCAACAACGACCTGTTCATCACCGCGTCGAGCTCGGTGTACACGCTGCGGGTGAACTTCTCGGGGCCGCCCCGTCGGTAG
- a CDS encoding phosphatase PAP2 family protein, with amino-acid sequence MTWLTVGTDAVLGVFALMFAFLWFQFRLRAFLGGAGVVVAYATSEVVKLVVQEERPCRTRPSLAECPEPGDWSFPSNHSVIAGASAMAIWALHRTLGWVAAVCALAAAASRVVVGVHYVHDVLAGLALGALVSWGVAVLVKKKLQPKQLGNADAPTVVMSRLR; translated from the coding sequence GTGACTTGGCTGACTGTGGGCACCGACGCGGTGCTGGGTGTGTTCGCTTTGATGTTCGCGTTCCTGTGGTTCCAGTTCCGGTTGCGAGCGTTCCTCGGCGGGGCCGGTGTGGTGGTGGCGTATGCGACGAGTGAGGTCGTGAAGCTGGTCGTGCAGGAGGAAAGGCCCTGTCGCACCAGGCCTTCGCTCGCCGAGTGCCCGGAGCCGGGGGACTGGTCGTTCCCCAGCAACCACTCGGTGATCGCGGGTGCGTCGGCGATGGCGATCTGGGCGCTGCACCGGACCTTGGGCTGGGTGGCGGCGGTCTGCGCGCTCGCGGCGGCCGCGTCACGGGTCGTCGTGGGTGTCCACTATGTACACGACGTGCTGGCCGGACTGGCGCTCGGAGCCTTGGTGTCGTGGGGGGTCGCGGTGCTGGTGAAGAAGAAGCTTCAGCCGAAGCAGCTCGGCAACGCCGACGCGCCGACCGTGGTGATGAGCCGGCTGCGATGA
- a CDS encoding sensor histidine kinase, which produces MWLRLVLWVCAAVPVVAASVTSRAGRLAEWEVLLYLVVFAVALVVVRRRPAVALGLALSSWLVCYLVRVELDSATGVMALAPALAVTSFFAGRYARDPRASAITLTVAEIAGVVVALTERGGSDTALAVTSGIGVLGVVPWAFGRFRLRYADLQEVGWEHAALLERDADNARDAERARLAGEMHDLVGHELARAALLVGALELEPTLSRQQREAAKTARASVTAAAERLADVMQVLRADEDEPVATVEEVVARSGLRVELTNHRTEPVDGIIARTVHRVTAEALTNVIKHAPGAPVTVTLTANLDLRIANGPAPKTPAVGSGKGLVGLAERVALVGGWFEAAPTDDGGFEVRAKLPERPRARTTPTHMRRERTEEEIRKTARRTMLITTAVCAGIVIGVPGYMVFDAVTSVLTLQQFERAQPGQHEDDMDLPLRTRVDNPLGVTAPPSAECRYYSTHANPFDGARHDLHQLCFRDDRLVSKQWLARRSG; this is translated from the coding sequence GTGTGGCTGAGGCTGGTCCTGTGGGTGTGCGCGGCGGTTCCGGTGGTGGCGGCGAGCGTGACGTCCCGGGCGGGGCGCCTTGCTGAGTGGGAGGTCCTGCTCTACCTGGTCGTGTTCGCGGTGGCACTCGTGGTCGTGCGGCGCAGACCTGCTGTGGCGCTGGGGCTGGCGCTCAGCTCGTGGCTCGTCTGCTACCTCGTGCGGGTCGAGCTCGACAGCGCGACCGGGGTGATGGCGCTGGCACCGGCGCTCGCGGTCACCAGCTTCTTCGCCGGGCGGTACGCGCGGGACCCGCGGGCGAGCGCGATCACCCTGACCGTCGCGGAGATCGCCGGTGTGGTCGTGGCGCTGACCGAACGCGGCGGCTCGGACACCGCGCTCGCCGTCACCTCCGGCATCGGCGTCCTGGGCGTGGTGCCGTGGGCGTTCGGGCGGTTCCGGTTGAGGTACGCGGACCTGCAGGAGGTCGGCTGGGAGCACGCGGCGTTGCTGGAACGCGACGCCGACAACGCCCGTGACGCCGAACGCGCGCGCCTGGCCGGTGAGATGCACGACCTCGTGGGCCACGAACTGGCCAGAGCCGCGCTGTTGGTCGGTGCGCTGGAACTGGAACCGACGCTCAGCCGGCAACAACGCGAGGCCGCCAAGACCGCACGCGCCAGCGTGACCGCCGCCGCCGAACGACTCGCGGACGTCATGCAGGTCCTGCGCGCCGACGAGGACGAACCGGTCGCGACCGTCGAGGAGGTCGTCGCCCGGTCCGGCCTGCGCGTCGAGCTCACCAACCACCGCACCGAACCGGTCGACGGCATCATCGCGAGGACCGTGCACCGCGTGACCGCCGAGGCGCTGACGAACGTGATCAAGCACGCACCCGGCGCGCCGGTCACCGTGACCCTGACAGCGAACCTCGACCTGCGCATCGCGAACGGCCCCGCCCCGAAGACCCCGGCGGTCGGCAGTGGCAAGGGTCTGGTGGGCCTCGCCGAACGCGTCGCGCTCGTGGGCGGCTGGTTCGAGGCGGCGCCGACGGACGACGGCGGGTTCGAGGTCCGGGCCAAGCTCCCGGAACGCCCACGGGCCCGCACCACGCCCACGCACATGCGTCGCGAGCGCACGGAGGAGGAGATCCGCAAGACCGCGCGCCGGACCATGCTGATCACAACGGCCGTGTGCGCGGGAATCGTGATCGGCGTGCCGGGCTACATGGTGTTCGACGCGGTGACGTCCGTTCTCACCCTGCAACAGTTCGAACGGGCACAACCCGGGCAGCACGAGGACGACATGGACCTGCCGCTGCGCACCCGCGTCGACAACCCGCTCGGCGTCACCGCGCCGCCAAGCGCCGAGTGCCGCTACTACAGCACGCACGCCAACCCGTTCGACGGCGCCCGGCACGACCTGCACCAGCTGTGCTTCCGGGATGATCGGCTCGTGTCCAAGCAGTGGCTGGCCAGGAGGAGCGGTTGA
- a CDS encoding prenyltransferase/squalene oxidase repeat-containing protein, whose amino-acid sequence MQRLIVAAVVGATLLTSVPAHAGTAHRVDAAAGWLARQMAGGERLETEFGGVKYPDQGLTIDAIFAFAAAKDADDYADRAIAWLAKPEIADAYLGTDGESYAGAHAKLAVAARVKGQNPRAFAGRDLVAGLKALQAPSGRYTDRSQFGDFSNAFTQSYAVFALKDTKAASYLAGSQCPDGGFPVTFETSPCVSDVDATAIVVQALRTAGRPTGRAVTWLESKQQADGGFPSAQAGSNANSTGLAAQVLRGERAAKARDYLRSLQVGCDAPVADRGAVAFDAAGFDPATATRATAQAVLGLTHANVATLRGGGRDGAPALRC is encoded by the coding sequence ATGCAGAGACTCATCGTCGCCGCCGTCGTCGGCGCCACTCTCCTCACCTCCGTCCCCGCGCACGCCGGCACCGCCCATCGGGTCGACGCCGCCGCCGGGTGGCTCGCGAGACAGATGGCCGGCGGTGAGCGGCTGGAGACCGAGTTCGGTGGCGTGAAGTACCCGGACCAGGGCCTGACCATCGACGCCATCTTCGCCTTCGCGGCGGCGAAGGACGCCGACGACTACGCCGACCGTGCCATCGCATGGCTGGCGAAGCCCGAGATCGCCGACGCCTACCTCGGCACGGACGGCGAGTCGTACGCCGGTGCGCACGCCAAGCTCGCCGTCGCCGCACGGGTGAAGGGCCAGAACCCGCGCGCGTTCGCCGGACGTGACCTGGTCGCCGGCCTCAAGGCGCTGCAGGCGCCGTCCGGCCGCTACACCGACCGCTCGCAGTTCGGTGACTTCTCCAACGCCTTCACGCAGTCGTACGCGGTGTTCGCCCTGAAGGACACCAAGGCGGCCTCGTACCTCGCGGGCAGCCAGTGCCCCGACGGGGGCTTCCCGGTCACGTTCGAGACCTCGCCGTGCGTCAGCGACGTCGACGCCACCGCGATCGTGGTCCAGGCCCTGCGCACCGCCGGTCGGCCGACGGGACGCGCCGTGACGTGGCTGGAGTCGAAGCAGCAGGCCGACGGCGGGTTCCCGAGCGCGCAGGCGGGTTCGAACGCCAACAGCACGGGCCTGGCCGCCCAGGTGCTGCGCGGTGAGCGCGCGGCCAAGGCCCGCGACTACCTGAGGTCGTTGCAGGTCGGATGTGACGCACCGGTCGCGGACCGGGGTGCGGTCGCGTTCGACGCGGCCGGTTTCGACCCGGCGACCGCGACCCGTGCGACCGCGCAGGCCGTGCTCGGGCTGACCCACGCGAACGTCGCGACGCTGCGCGGTGGTGGCCGGGACGGTGCGCCCGCACTGCGCTGCTGA